One Amaranthus tricolor cultivar Red isolate AtriRed21 chromosome 1, ASM2621246v1, whole genome shotgun sequence DNA window includes the following coding sequences:
- the LOC130815325 gene encoding uncharacterized protein LOC130815325 isoform X1, with translation MHNYPDVVQMERMEHSRSYENDTPMKAEEDVGLKEVANEKHSMVSIPGMVGKEFMKCLKRTRRFRVPAVRRIYMRKHKEIVPEMVMRKAFPSLIWVLPNGRQIHKVKPVNQHSNPSCSMYHVQLRQWEKNKSSQAKSSS, from the coding sequence ATGCATAATTACCCTGATGTCGTACAGATGGAGAGAATGGAACATTCTAGATCATATGAAAATGATACTCCCATGAAGGCAGAAGAAGATGTTGGTTTAAAAGAGGTGGCTAATGAGAAGCATTCTATGGTTAGTATTCCTGGCATGGTTGGGAAGGAGTTCATGAAATGTTTGAAGCGTACAAGGAGATTTCGTGTTCCGGCTGTTAGACGTATTTATATGAGGAAACATAAGGAAATCGTCCCTGAAATGGTTATGAGGAAGGCATTTCCAAGTCTTATTTGGGTATTGCCAAATGGCCGTCAAATTCATAAAGTAAAGCCAGTCAACCAACACAGTAATCCAAGTTGTAGCATGTATCATGTACAACTAAGACAATGGGAGAAGAACAAAAGCAGTCAAGCTAAATCGAGTAGCTAG
- the LOC130815325 gene encoding uncharacterized protein LOC130815325 isoform X2 yields the protein MERMEHSRSYENDTPMKAEEDVGLKEVANEKHSMVSIPGMVGKEFMKCLKRTRRFRVPAVRRIYMRKHKEIVPEMVMRKAFPSLIWVLPNGRQIHKVKPVNQHSNPSCSMYHVQLRQWEKNKSSQAKSSS from the coding sequence ATGGAGAGAATGGAACATTCTAGATCATATGAAAATGATACTCCCATGAAGGCAGAAGAAGATGTTGGTTTAAAAGAGGTGGCTAATGAGAAGCATTCTATGGTTAGTATTCCTGGCATGGTTGGGAAGGAGTTCATGAAATGTTTGAAGCGTACAAGGAGATTTCGTGTTCCGGCTGTTAGACGTATTTATATGAGGAAACATAAGGAAATCGTCCCTGAAATGGTTATGAGGAAGGCATTTCCAAGTCTTATTTGGGTATTGCCAAATGGCCGTCAAATTCATAAAGTAAAGCCAGTCAACCAACACAGTAATCCAAGTTGTAGCATGTATCATGTACAACTAAGACAATGGGAGAAGAACAAAAGCAGTCAAGCTAAATCGAGTAGCTAG